One segment of Syngnathus scovelli strain Florida chromosome 6, RoL_Ssco_1.2, whole genome shotgun sequence DNA contains the following:
- the LOC137840342 gene encoding janus kinase and microtubule-interacting protein 3-like translates to MLYEALPQRDCPATDGEKASHAGVNDVLTADQREELRSAVDQWKRALMCELRERDACILQERMDLLHSAQQRNKELKEFIEAQKRQIKQLEEKFLFLFLFFSLAFILWP, encoded by the exons atgttgtacgaggcgctaccgcagcgggactgccccgccacggacggcgaaaaagccagccacgctggcgtgaatgacgtgctgacggcggatcagagagaagagcttaggagcgccgtggaccaatggaagcgagccctgatgtgcgagttgagggagcgcgacgcttgcattctccaagagagaatggatctgctgcacagcgcgcaacag aggaacaaagagctgaaagaattcatcgaagctcagaagagacaaatcaaacaattggaggagaagtttctgtttctctttctattcttctccttggccttcattctgtggccctaa